CGCAGCGATCGTCGCCTCGATCATCCCCGGCGTGACGCTGTTCCGTGGCCTGGCGCCGCACTCCACTCCGGAAGACCCCACGGCGGGCGACCCGGTCGTGCTGCTCAAGCACACGATGTGGGAAGAGGGAGCGCGCCTGGTGCGCGACCCCGACGGCACCCCGATCCGCGCCGCTGATGTCACGCTCGGCTCCGCGTTCCATGTGATCCCGGAAGAGCTCGCGACGCTGAGCCACCACGACGGCTACCTCGAGGAGAAGGCCAAGGCCATCGTGCTGATGATGCGTCTGCGCCCCGAGCAGCTGATCGAGGCCGAGGACCGCAAGGACTGGTCCTACGACGGCATCGTCGCCTACTCCAAGGTCTGCACGCACGTCGGTTGCCCCGTGGCACTGTACGAGCAGCAGACCCACCACCTGCTGTGCCCGTGCCACCAGTCGCAGTTCGACGTCACGGACCACGCAAAGGTCATCTTCGGCCCGGCGGCACGTCCGCTGCCGCAGCTGCCCATCACCGTCGATGACGAGGGCTACCTGATCGCACGCAGCGACTTCACGGAACCCGTCGGCCCGAGCTTCTGGGAGCGCCATTGAGCACCGCAACGCTGTCCAAAGACGACAACGACACCAAGGCACCTCTCGGCGGCCGCTTCGTCGGTGCCGCGTCGAACTACATCGATGAGCGCACCAGCCTCTCCGGCTTCGTCAAGGAGCTCGGACGCAAGATCTTCCCCGACCACTGGTCGTTCATGCTGGGCGAGATCGCGCTGTGGAGCTTCGTCGTCGTGTTCCTCTCCGGAACCTTCCTGACGTTCTTCTTCGACGCGTCGATGGTCGAGACCCACTACACCGGCGCCTACGCGCCGATGCGTGGAATCGAGATGTCCGCAGCGCTGGAATCGTCGCTGCACATCTCCTTCGACCTGCGAGGCGGTCTGCTGGTCCGTCAGATCCACCACTGGGCCGCGCTGGTGTTCATCGCCGGAATCGGCGTGCACATGCTCCGCGTGTTCTTCACCGGTGCGTTCCGCAAGCCGCGTGAGCTCAACTGGGTGATCGGCTTCATCCTCTTCATCCTCGCCATGGCAGAGGGCTTCACCGGCTACTCGCTTCCCGACGACCTGCTCTCGGGCAACGGTCTTCGCATCATCGACGGCATGATCAAGGGCCTCCCCCTGATCGGCACCTGGACCTCGTTCCTCCTCTTCGGCGGAGAGTTCCCCGGTACCGACATCGTCGGACGCCTGTACACGCTGCACATCCTGCTGCTGCCCATGCTCGTCATCGCACTGATCGTGGTGCACCTGATGCTCATGATCATCAACAAGCACACGCAGTTCGCCGGCCCCGGCCGCACGAACGACAACGTCGTGGGCTACCCGATGATGCCGGTGTACATGTCGAAGATGGGCGGATACCTGTTCATCGTCTTCGGCACCATCGTGCTGATCGCGACCTTCTTCCAGATCAACCCGATCTGGAACTACGGACCGTACGACCCGTCCCCCGTCTCCGCCGGCACGCAGCCGGACTGGTACATCGGCTTCGCCGACGGCGCCCTGCGTCTGGCACCGTCGAACTGGGACATCGTCTTCCTCGACCACACCTGGTCGTTCGGCATCATCGCGCCGGTCCTCGTGCTCGGTCTGTTCATCGTGCTCGTCGCGATCTACCCCTTCATCGAGGCGTGGGTCACGGGCGACAAGCGCGAGCACCACATCGCTCAGCGCCCGCGCAACGCCGCGACGCGCACGGCGATCGGTGTGGCCGGCGTCATCTTCTACGCGGTGCTGTGGGCTGCAGCCTCGTCCGACCTCATCGCGACGCACTTCATGCTCACGATGGAAGGCGTCATCCACACGCTGCAGGCGATGCTCTTCCTGGGCCCGATCCTCGGCTACTTCGTCACGAAGCGCATCTGCATCGCGCTGCAGAAGAAGGACCGCGAGATCGTGCTGCACGGCTTCGAGTCCGGTCGCATCGTCCGCCTTCCCGGCGGAGAGTTCATCGAGGTGCACCAGCCGGTCGACAAGTACGACCGTTGGAAGCTCATCGACGTCGACACGTACGAGCCCCTCGTGGTACGCCCGAACGCCAAGGGACGTATCCCGTGGACGGAGAACCTCCGCTCCTCGATCTCCCGCTGGTTCTTCGAAGACCGCCTGGCACCGCTCACGCAGGCCGAGGTCGAGGCAGCAGACGCTCACCAGCACCACGTCACGGCTCACAACGACGAGACCGAGGCCGCGGAGATCCAGGGCGCTCACGAGCGCGCAGGCTTCCCCGACGCCCCGCTCACGGTCGATGAGACGCACGTCGACGAGACGCCGAACACCCCCAGCACGGTCATCGCGACCGAGCCGGTGAAGAAGCCTCGCAAGAAGTCGGAGGACGGCGAGTAGTCGCCACTCCCCCATCTGATGAAGGCCTCGTCCATACGGACGGGGCCTTCATCGTTAGTACCCGAATGAGAGGATCCACCCATGTCATCCGCCGTCCAGCTGATCCGCGCCACCTCCCTCGCCGACACTCCTTACGCCTACGCCGCGACCGCACCGGCGGGATCCCGGCTCATCTTCCTCGCCGGAGCATGCCCCCTGAACGATGACGGCACGACCGCGGCACCGGGCGACTACGCGGCCCAGGCGGCGCGCTGTGTGGAGACCCTGCACGCGGCGCTCGACGTGGCCGGCGCCACGCTCACGGATGTCATCAGCACCCGGGTCCTGGTGGCCTCCTCCGCGCAAGCCGACCTCGTGACGGCATGGGACGTGGTCCATGCCGCTTTCGGCGCTCACGACGTCCCCAGCACCCTCCTGGGCGTCACCGTGCTCGGCTACGACCATCAGCTCGTGGAGATCGAAGCGATCGCCGCCGTCACCGACTGATCATGGACATCGTCATACGCCCTTCCACGCCGAGGGACGATGCTCTGACCGAACAGATCGAACGCGCCGCCGATGCCCTGCTCATCGACCTGTTCGGCGCGGTCACTTGGCCTCCCCCGACGCCGCCGCAGGATCGTACGGAGTCACCGGGGTTCGTCCTGGTCGCCGAGCTCACCGACGACGTCGCGGCACCGATCGTCGTCGGCTACGTCCATGTCCTCGAGATCGACGGACACGCCCATCTCGAGCAGCTCTCGGTACTCCCCTCGTTCGGACGTCGTGGCATCGGTCGTCAGCTCGTCACGGCCGCGCTGGCGGAGGCGCGGCGACGCGGCCACACCGACGTCACGCTGCGCACCTACACCGACGTGCCCTGGAACGCGCCGTTCTACGCTTCGTGCGGCTTTGTCGAGAGCGAACCGGACACGGCGCTGCTCCGAGAGCTCGTGGCCATCGAAGAGAGTCTGGGACTCTTCGAGCACGGACCTCGTGTGCAGATGACCGCCACGCTCTGACCAGTCGGCGCTCCGAGCACCATCACGCGCTCTGTCCGACTGTCGTTGACGGCAATCGGACGCCGGCCGACCGGAATCCGCTGGGGACGAC
The DNA window shown above is from Microbacterium maritypicum and carries:
- a CDS encoding GNAT family N-acetyltransferase — its product is MDIVIRPSTPRDDALTEQIERAADALLIDLFGAVTWPPPTPPQDRTESPGFVLVAELTDDVAAPIVVGYVHVLEIDGHAHLEQLSVLPSFGRRGIGRQLVTAALAEARRRGHTDVTLRTYTDVPWNAPFYASCGFVESEPDTALLRELVAIEESLGLFEHGPRVQMTATL
- the qcrB gene encoding cytochrome bc1 complex cytochrome b subunit, encoding MSTATLSKDDNDTKAPLGGRFVGAASNYIDERTSLSGFVKELGRKIFPDHWSFMLGEIALWSFVVVFLSGTFLTFFFDASMVETHYTGAYAPMRGIEMSAALESSLHISFDLRGGLLVRQIHHWAALVFIAGIGVHMLRVFFTGAFRKPRELNWVIGFILFILAMAEGFTGYSLPDDLLSGNGLRIIDGMIKGLPLIGTWTSFLLFGGEFPGTDIVGRLYTLHILLLPMLVIALIVVHLMLMIINKHTQFAGPGRTNDNVVGYPMMPVYMSKMGGYLFIVFGTIVLIATFFQINPIWNYGPYDPSPVSAGTQPDWYIGFADGALRLAPSNWDIVFLDHTWSFGIIAPVLVLGLFIVLVAIYPFIEAWVTGDKREHHIAQRPRNAATRTAIGVAGVIFYAVLWAAASSDLIATHFMLTMEGVIHTLQAMLFLGPILGYFVTKRICIALQKKDREIVLHGFESGRIVRLPGGEFIEVHQPVDKYDRWKLIDVDTYEPLVVRPNAKGRIPWTENLRSSISRWFFEDRLAPLTQAEVEAADAHQHHVTAHNDETEAAEIQGAHERAGFPDAPLTVDETHVDETPNTPSTVIATEPVKKPRKKSEDGE
- the qcrA gene encoding cytochrome bc1 complex Rieske iron-sulfur subunit, yielding MAHDDDSQALDRAYQPSPGLGVAVSDPVQNPGLPPHRERMTDKDPRAEKAAVRTVYTLFYLSLAGSIWAVAAYMLFPIESGALIDIRQNNLFIGLGIALALLALGIGAIHWSKALMSDKEFIEHRHPTSGTDATREAAIKAFSDANEESGFGRRSMIRNSLFAAIVASIIPGVTLFRGLAPHSTPEDPTAGDPVVLLKHTMWEEGARLVRDPDGTPIRAADVTLGSAFHVIPEELATLSHHDGYLEEKAKAIVLMMRLRPEQLIEAEDRKDWSYDGIVAYSKVCTHVGCPVALYEQQTHHLLCPCHQSQFDVTDHAKVIFGPAARPLPQLPITVDDEGYLIARSDFTEPVGPSFWERH
- a CDS encoding RidA family protein, with translation MSSAVQLIRATSLADTPYAYAATAPAGSRLIFLAGACPLNDDGTTAAPGDYAAQAARCVETLHAALDVAGATLTDVISTRVLVASSAQADLVTAWDVVHAAFGAHDVPSTLLGVTVLGYDHQLVEIEAIAAVTD